ATTACAGAAAAGCTAAAAATATTCTTTCTGTAGTAGATCATCAAAGACTAGAATTAGAAAAAGCTGCACTTCAAAACTGTGATTTAGTTATTTCGTCATGTCATGCAACGGCTAAGGCAGCAAAAAAGTATATGAATCTTAAAAGTTTGGAATATGAGATAATACCGAATTCTATTGACTCTTGCTTCTTTAGACCTAATAAAAGAAAAACTGAAGATGATTCTAAGGAAAATTTTGTGTTTGGTTATGTAGGTAAAATAAGACATGCAAAGGGTGTAGACAATATAATAAAAGCATTTTCAGTTATTGCTGCGGAAAATGATAAGGTAGAATTAATATTAATTGGTAGAGAACGTGAGTATGCATATAGTTTAATTAAATCATTAGATGAAGAAATTAAAGAAAGAATCAAAGTAATCGGGCAAATTCCAAGAGAAGAATTAGTCGAATATTATAAGAAATTTGACTGCTTTATTCTTGCTTCAAGATATGAGAGCTTTCCTAACACCCTTTTAGAGGCAATGTCTTGTGGTGTACCCATTATAGCAAGCAATGTAGGTTGTGTTAAAGAGATCATTGGAGAGAGTTCAAATATTATTTTTAATCCTGAGAATGTTGAGCAACTAATTAAAGCAATGAAGACAATGCTGAAAAAACCGTATATCAGAGAACAAGCTGCTTCCTATAATAGAAAGAGCGTCGAATCAAACTACTCAAGGAAAAAAATAGCTAAAAAATATGTCAAATTATATCAAAAAGTTCTAAGAAAGTAGTTTTTAATATCTTATAAAGGAGAAAATTAATGTGGAGAAAGAAAAAAAGCTGCAGAGTATGATATTAAAAAAATATGATTTCAAAATTCAAGACATTTCTTTAGAAAGAAATAAGGGTAGAGAAATATGGATGGCAGCCACAGAAAAAAGAAATTTGATTCTTAAGAAGTTTTGTAGACATGAAGCAAGGACAAAATTTATCATGACTGGGATGGAACATCTGAGAAAAAATGGCATAAATATTCCGGAAATCTACACTAATATTGATAATAAACCTTATACTGTTTTTAAAGGCGACTGTTATATACTAATGGAAGTGATTAATGGCAGACCACCTCGCTACAATAACATGGATGATTTAAAAGCTATAGTTAATGAGTTAGGTAGATTTCATATTGCTTCAAAGGGCTTCGTACCCCCAGCTGAAAGTGATGTTATCGACTTACTAGGAAAATGGCCTAGTATGATGACAAATGGTCTGAAAATCCTGTACAATGCATATAAAATTGGGAAAAATGAAAAAAACACCCTGAATTTAGAACTATTATTTTGAGAGAAATACCCTATCTAATGAAAAGAACCAAGCAACTTATATTAGCTATAAAAGCATCTAAATATGCAGCATGGGTGGAAAAGGCTAAGAAAAAAGGTTCATTATGCCATTTAGATTATGCTAGATATAATATAAGAATATGTTCTAATAATAGAGTTTATATATTTGATTATGACACATTGGCTATGGAACTACCAGTTTTAGATATTAGAAAGTTGATCTATCATATTTATTATACAAATCTATATGATAAAGATACAATCAAAAAAATCATATCTTGGTATCAACAGTGTAATCCCTTAACTAAAGAAGAATGGCTAGTAGCAAGACTCATTTTTTTATATCCCATTGAAGCGATTAATTTGTTTGAAAAGTATATAAAGATGAGCAGAGATCAAAACAAAGATAAAATTAAAAATTTGATTATTAAATCAATAGAGACTGAAAAAAAACTATATTATGAAATGAGAAATTATGATGAAATCATAAGCAAAATACTAATTGAATCATAGTACTTTCAAAAAAGTTAATTATATATTAATTTAAGGAGTTAAGTAATATGAAACCTTTATGTTTTGCAGTATTTGTATATGATGATTATAGTAAATTTATTCCTTTTTATATATATAGTATTCTAAAAAGTTATCCTGAGTATTATGTTAAGGTTTTTCTAAGAGAATCATTACCTGAAAGTGAAAGAAGGTGTATGGAGTTAATAAAAGAGGAGTTATCGTGTAATTTTGAGATTAAAGAAAATTACTATTCTGACTTTAGGTTTTCTGACACTACTATGAGAGTTTTAAGATTTTTGATTCCTTATGAGGAGTTTAAAGAATTTGAGAATGTATATATAGGGGATGTAGATTTTTTAATTGTGAGAGAAACCCCTTCTATTTTAGACGGCCATTTAAAACACTGTGAGAGAATTGGTCTTCCCTATAGCAATGAAATTCGTCCAGGAACCAAAAGACTATCTGGCTTGCATTTCTTTAAGGTAAAAGAGTATTATAGCAAGATGAACAAAATTATTGAATATTATTTAAATAATTCTGATGAATTATATAGAATAATGAATAAATTAAAAAGCAATGAGAAGTTTTTATATTATATTATTGAAAAAGAAATAGGATTTGGAAAGTTAGGTCAAGCTAGAAAGTATAGACCTCATCATGGCATACACCTAAGCTGTGAAATTGAAGGGTATTTTGAAAATAGGAAAGAAGCTTCAAAAGCAAGATATAACCGTCTCAAAAAACAGTTAAAGGAGTATTTTGCAGACCCTTTATTCTTAGAGATGATTAAAATATTACCTGTGGAGAAGATTGTGCAATTATCACATGAATTACAAAAGTATAAAGATGAATAAATAATAATTTCGAGAGCACATTAAAAAAATAATTCGACTTGGATAGTTGAAATTTATCAATTATCCAAGTTTTTTTGTACAAAGTTAGCACTGATTTTCTCAAGTTACATAATATATTACAGGAATAGCATATGCTATTAAATAATCACCTTGGAGGGAAAATAATGAGTTCTTTTAAGAGCTTATATGAAAATATAGTCAATAAGGAAACCACGATATCTGTAATTGGGTTAGGGTATGTGGGTCTTCCTCTTGCTTTAGCTTTTTCAGAAGTGACTAATGTAGTTGGTTTTGATATAGATGAAAGAAAGATTGAATGGTTAAAAAAAGGAGTAGATTTAGCAAATGAAATAGAAACTGAAAAAATAATAAAGTCCAACATTAAGTTTACTTTTGATGAAAATGATATTAAAGACTCTAACTTCTATGTAATAGCTGTTCCTACACCTGTTAATGATGATAATGTACCAGATTTGAGATATATAGTAGATGCAAGTAGAATAGTAGGAAGAAATCTAAAAGAAGGTTCTATAGTTGTATATGAATCAACTGTATATCCTGGTGCTACAGAAGAAGTTTGTGTTCCTATATTAGAAGAAGAATCAAGAATGAAATGTGGATTAGATTTTAAGATAGGGTATTCACCTGAAAGAATTAATCCAGGTGATAAAATTCATACTTTGAAAACGATTAAGAAGGTAGTTTCAGCGATGGATGATGAGTCACTTGAGATAATATCTAATATTTATAATTTAATATTGGAGTCGGAGGTATATAAGGCTGAAAGCATAAAGGTAGCTGAAGCAGCCAAGATTATAGAAAATGCACAAAGGGATGTTAATATAGCCTTTATTAACGAAGTATCCATAATGATGAATAATTTAGGCATAGATTCTAAATCAGTAATTGAAACAGCGGCAACAAAATGGAATTTTTTAAAGTTCGTACCAGGTTTAGTAGGAGGACATTGTATAGGTGTAGACCCCTATTATTTAACTTATTTATCTGAAAAGAAAGGGTATATGTCACAGGTAATACTTCCATGTAGAAGGCTGAATGAACACATGAGTGAATATGTTGTTGAAAATACTGTAAAAAGCTTAATTAAATCAGGAGCAGTAGTAAAAGGTGCTAGAGTAGGAGTATTGGGGCTTTCTTTTAAGGAAAACTGTTCAGATATAAGAAATACAAAAGTTATGGATATTATATCTAAGCTAAAAGACTTTGGCATTGAGGTACTAGTTTATGACCCAGTAGTTGATAGAGACAGAGTAAAGAGGGAATACGATATTGAATTATGTGATTTTGATGAATTAGTCAACATTAATGCTTTATTAATAGCTGTGGCACATGATGATTTTACTCGATATGACATAGTTGAATTAAAAAAGAGGTTTTCTCCTGATTATACTCCTATTCTACTAGATATAAAGAGAATATTCGAGCGAAAAACTATTGAAGAATATGGCTTTATATACTGGGGGCTATAAAAATATGGAAAATAATATTTGTTTATTTGATAAAGGCACAAGATTTTTAGTCACCGGAGGAGCAGGATTTATAGGCTCAAACATTGTCGAAAAGTTATTACGCATGGGATTAGAAGTTAAAGTATTAGACAACTTTAGTACTGGAAAAATAGAAAATATAGAACACCTACTATCTAGTCCAAAGCTTGAAATAATCGAAGGTGACATTAGAAACTTAGGTGATTGTATTAAGGCTTGCAGAAATATAGATTTTGTATTGCATAATGCTGCATTAGGCTCAGTTCCTAGATCAATATCAGATCCAAGAACTACTAATGATGTAAATATTACAGGGACTTTAAACATGCTTATTGCTTCAAGGGATAACAATGTGAGAAGGTTTGTATATGCATCATCATCGTCAGTATATGGTGACGATGAAAATCTTCCTAAAAAAGAGGAAATAGTCGGGCGTCCATTATCTCCATATGCAATAACAAAAGTAACAAATGAAATGTATGGAAAAATATTTCATAATAACTTCAAGCTATCAACTATTGGGTTAAGATATTTTAATGTTTTCGGTAAAAATCAGGATGCTAATTCTCAGTATGCAGCTGTTATTCCAAACTTTATCAAAAAAATTATGTTAGGAGAAAGACCTATTATCTGGGGAGATGGGACACAGACTAGAGATTTTACTTTTGTAGAAAATGTAGTTGAAGCAAATCTCAAAGCATGTTTGGCTAGTGATGAGGCTACTGGAAATGTATTTAATATTGCTACTGGAAATAGAGTGTCAATATTAGATTTATTAAACGAAATTTGTAATATAATAGGAGTTAAGGTATCACCAGTTTTCAAGGATTGGCGAGCTGGGGATGTAATGCATAGCTTTGCAAACATAGAAAAGGCAAAGAAATTTTTGAATTACACTCCAATCTGTGACTTTAAAACAGGCATTAGAAAAACTATTGATGGGTATTTAGAAAAGTTTAAATAGTTAGTTTATGTCAATAAGCCTAACAATTTAGACAGTTAAGTTGTTAGGCTTGTATATTTACTATGAAAATTATTTTAAAATATATTTAATGAAATCATCCGTTTTACAAACTATTGAACACTCTTTAAGCAATTCGTCTTCTGTTATTTTCCATGAATGACTAGCAATATTTTTATGTCTTATGAAGGCATAATTATATCTATCTGCAGAAAATATTTTAAAACCATTTTTTAAGCATTCTTTTTGAAAGGAGAAGTCAGCACCAGATTTCATTGTTGGAAATTTTACTTTATCAAAAACACTTTTTTTTATTACCATACTGGAATCCATAACAAATTTGACATAAGTATTTTCATATCTGGGGAATCTTATGGCCAATATCTTACTGTTACAGAAGTAAACAAATGCTGATTTTTTTCCAATAATATCTGCTTCTACTTTATTAAAAGTGTAGAGTATATCTTTAAGAAAGTTTTCTCCATAATAATCATCATCATCAAAATGAGCTATATATGAGAATTGTGCCAATGTTACAGCAAAGTTCTTACATTCAGCAAAGGTTACTGATTCATCCTTTCTTAATACTTTTACATTTGGATAACTTTTTGAGATTGACTTCCATTGATTTAAATTCATAGAGTTATTATTAAGTATAATTATTAATTCTTTGTTTTTAATATTTTGTCGATTATAATTGTCAAAAACATGTTTAATATGATTGACTCTGTTTGTAACAGTGATTATTGAAACCCCGAACTTTATTCTACTTTTTCTTTTATAAATGCTTGATCTATTTAATTTTTTATTAACTGGATTATTT
This genomic window from Proteiniborus sp. DW1 contains:
- a CDS encoding glycosyltransferase family 4 protein, encoding MNSKPEKNPVNKSITDVLNKKSTTKKGRLSIILVTYEYPTDERRTPGGGIGTVYYELANGLSSIGHDVSVITHTRIKETSYFENGVHVYKIFPMYYQSEEHAKFKRPTLKSLYWSNAVSKKLISILNEKKIDIIQFPELDGQGYCFLKDIKEQPVSNYNENKFITIIRLHSFTKYYRKAKNILSVVDHQRLELEKAALQNCDLVISSCHATAKAAKKYMNLKSLEYEIIPNSIDSCFFRPNKRKTEDDSKENFVFGYVGKIRHAKGVDNIIKAFSVIAAENDKVELILIGREREYAYSLIKSLDEEIKERIKVIGQIPREELVEYYKKFDCFILASRYESFPNTLLEAMSCGVPIIASNVGCVKEIIGESSNIIFNPENVEQLIKAMKTMLKKPYIREQAASYNRKSVESNYSRKKIAKKYVKLYQKVLRK
- a CDS encoding glycosyltransferase family A protein encodes the protein MNIYTENMANQATLNNPVNKKLNRSSIYKRKSRIKFGVSIITVTNRVNHIKHVFDNYNRQNIKNKELIIILNNNSMNLNQWKSISKSYPNVKVLRKDESVTFAECKNFAVTLAQFSYIAHFDDDDYYGENFLKDILYTFNKVEADIIGKKSAFVYFCNSKILAIRFPRYENTYVKFVMDSSMVIKKSVFDKVKFPTMKSGADFSFQKECLKNGFKIFSADRYNYAFIRHKNIASHSWKITEDELLKECSIVCKTDDFIKYILK
- a CDS encoding nucleotide sugar dehydrogenase, coding for MSSFKSLYENIVNKETTISVIGLGYVGLPLALAFSEVTNVVGFDIDERKIEWLKKGVDLANEIETEKIIKSNIKFTFDENDIKDSNFYVIAVPTPVNDDNVPDLRYIVDASRIVGRNLKEGSIVVYESTVYPGATEEVCVPILEEESRMKCGLDFKIGYSPERINPGDKIHTLKTIKKVVSAMDDESLEIISNIYNLILESEVYKAESIKVAEAAKIIENAQRDVNIAFINEVSIMMNNLGIDSKSVIETAATKWNFLKFVPGLVGGHCIGVDPYYLTYLSEKKGYMSQVILPCRRLNEHMSEYVVENTVKSLIKSGAVVKGARVGVLGLSFKENCSDIRNTKVMDIISKLKDFGIEVLVYDPVVDRDRVKREYDIELCDFDELVNINALLIAVAHDDFTRYDIVELKKRFSPDYTPILLDIKRIFERKTIEEYGFIYWGL
- a CDS encoding SDR family oxidoreductase, which codes for MENNICLFDKGTRFLVTGGAGFIGSNIVEKLLRMGLEVKVLDNFSTGKIENIEHLLSSPKLEIIEGDIRNLGDCIKACRNIDFVLHNAALGSVPRSISDPRTTNDVNITGTLNMLIASRDNNVRRFVYASSSSVYGDDENLPKKEEIVGRPLSPYAITKVTNEMYGKIFHNNFKLSTIGLRYFNVFGKNQDANSQYAAVIPNFIKKIMLGERPIIWGDGTQTRDFTFVENVVEANLKACLASDEATGNVFNIATGNRVSILDLLNEICNIIGVKVSPVFKDWRAGDVMHSFANIEKAKKFLNYTPICDFKTGIRKTIDGYLEKFK